CAGGTCTCGCGAGACCCCCGGGTACCCGCTTGCGGGTGGAGGCCCACTGTACTTCTTCAACAGCCTTCTAGTGGCCGAGGCTCGGATCGGCAAGGAGTTCTACGACTCCAGCGACTACTTCGAGAATCGCAGGACCGCGCATCTCACCGACCATGAGAGCGCGTTCCAAAAGTATCGCGTTGCGAAGGTACTCGCCCTACATCGTCCAGGACCCGATGACCGGGTGGCCGACTTCGGCTGCGGATGGGGAACGTTCGGCTTCGCGCTGGCGGAGGGCGTGCGGGAGGTCGTCGGCGTCGATTTCAGCGAACGATCGATCGAGATCTGCGTACAACGCCTGGAAGACTCACCGCACGAAAATATGCGATTTCTCTGTGCGGACGCGGGCAATACAGGCCTCGAGTCCAATGCCTACGACTTAGTGCTCGCCGCCGATCTGTTCGAGCACCTGTATCCCGAAGACTCCGTAAGCGTGGCTCGCGAGGCCTTCCGGGTCCTCGCCCCAGGGGGCAGATTCTCGACTTGGACACCCCACCGGGGCCACATCCTGGAAGTCCTGAAGAACCACGATATCATTCTCAAGCGGG
The genomic region above belongs to Gemmatimonadota bacterium and contains:
- a CDS encoding methyltransferase domain-containing protein, encoding MAEARIGKEFYDSSDYFENRRTAHLTDHESAFQKYRVAKVLALHRPGPDDRVADFGCGWGTFGFALAEGVREVVGVDFSERSIEICVQRLEDSPHENMRFLCADAGNTGLESNAYDLVLAADLFEHLYPEDSVSVAREAFRVLAPGGRFSTWTPHRGHILEVLKNHDIILKRDISHVDYKSMADMKSLLTNAGFEIEKAYYAESHLPGLRIAERILQPVVPLLRRRIAVLGRKPGG